Proteins from a single region of Lepus europaeus isolate LE1 chromosome 4, mLepTim1.pri, whole genome shotgun sequence:
- the PCDHB4 gene encoding protocadherin beta-4: MSPVLTVTAEGIKHPDSNMEQPQKTHPHRQVVAFIFMVFLSRVRAEPIRYSVREETEGGSFVARLQEDLGLGAGELAARSARVVSDDDQQPLLLDPQTGDLLLREKLDREELCGPAEPCVLHFQVFLEMPVQFFHGELWIQDINDHSPVFPDKEVLLKIPENSPPGTLFPLKLAQDLDVGSNGLQKYNISPNSHFHVVTRNQSDGKKYPDLVQDEELDREAQAEFSLTLTALDGGAPPRSGTVLVRILVMDVNDNAPEFVHTPYEVQVPENSPLDAPILKVSARDSDAGNFGSVSYALFQPSDEIQQTFSVNEVTGEIRLKKKLDYEKIKSYRVEIEATDGGGLSGKGTAVIDVADVNDNAPELTVSSLTSPIPENAPETVVAIFRIRDRDSGDNGKMVCSIPDNLPFLLKPTFKNFYTLVTEGALDREARAEYNITITVSDLGTPRLTTRHHVAVQVSDVNDNAPVFSQAAYTLLVRENNSPGLLIGSVSASDRDAGANAQLTYSLLPPPPQQQPQPQPPQPQPQPDVAALVSVHADSGQLYALRALDYEALRAFEFGVRAADRGSPALSSEARVRVQLLDANDHAPAVLYPPANGSAACPELVPRAADAGYLVSKVVAVDGDAGQNAWLSFELLKATEPGLFGVWAHSGEVRTARPLSERDAARQRLLVLVRDHGEPPLSASVTLHVLLVDGFSQPYVALPDAAAAGAEPARPDWLTVQLVVALAAVSSLLVLSVLALVAARLCGGGGGGVGGGVGGGAGCALGVGGVGGGAGAEGRFPGPLLDVSGGGTLSHSYQYEVRLTGDAGTGEFKFMKPISPNLFVQDPGREINENPNYRNSFVFN, from the coding sequence ATGTCTCCGGTCCTTACTGTGACTGCGGAAGGAATTAAGCACCCGGACTCCAACATGGAGCAGCCACAGAAAACTCATCCACACAGGCAAGTGGTGGCCTTTATTTTCATGGTGTTCTTGTCTCGGGTTCGTGCCGAGCCGATTCGTTACTCTGTGCGGGAGGAGACAGAGGGCGGCTCCTTCGTAGCCCGTCTGCAGGAGGAcctgggcctgggggcaggggagctggcGGCCCGGTCGGCACGGGTGGTGTCTGATGATGACCAGCAGCCTCTGCTGCTGGATCCTCAGACGGGAGACTTGCTTCTGAGGGAGAAACTGGACCGGGAGGAGCTGTGTGGCCCTGCGGAGCCGTGTGTGCTGCATTTCCAAGTGTTCCTGGAAATGCCGGTGCAGTTTTTTCACGGAGAATTATGGATCCAGGACATCAATGACCATTCCCCGGTATTCCCTGATAAGGAAGTGCTCTTGAAAATACCCGAAAACAGCCCGCCAGGGACTCTCTTTCCTTTGAAATTAGCCCAGGATTTGGACGTGGGCAGCAACGGGCTTCAAAaatacaacatcagccccaattCTCATTTTCACGTTGTCACTAGAAATCAGAGTGACGGCAAGAAGTATCCGGATTTGGTACAGGACGAAGAACTGGACCGGGAGGCACAGGCTGAGTTCAGCTTAACCCTCACTGCGTTGGATGGCGGCGCTCCTCCCAGGTCTGGCACAGtcctggttcgaatcctggtcATGGACGTCAACGACAATGCTCCGGAGTTTGTGCACACCCCGTATGAGGTGCAGGTCCCGGAAAACAGCCCCCTAGACGCCCCTATTCTTAAGGTCTCAGCCAGAGACTCAGATGCTGGAAACTTCGGGAGTGTTTCCTATGCCTTGTTTCAACCGTCAGACGAAATTCAACAAACATTCTCCGTTAATGAAGTCACAGGAGAAATACGACTGAAAAAGAAACtggattatgaaaaaataaaatcttacagggTGGAAATCGAAGCCACCGACGGAGGAGGCCTTTCTGGGAAAGGCACTGCGGTCATAGACGTGGCGGACGTGAACGACAACGCCCCCGAGCTGACGGTGTCTTCTCTCACCAGCCCCATCCCCGAAAACGCTCCCGAGACGGTGGTCGCCATCTTCCGAATTCGAGATAGAGATTCCGGGGACAACGGGAAGATGGTTTGCTCTATTCCAGATAACCTGCCATTCCTGTTAAAGCCGACTTTCAAGAACTTCTACACCCTGGTAACCGAGGGAGCGCTGGACAGGGAGGCCAGGGCCGAGTACAACATCACCATCACCGTGTCCGACCTGGGCACGCCCAGGCTGACGACCCGGCACCACGTCGCGGTGCAGGTGTCCGACGTGAACGACAACGCCCCGGTCTTCAGCCAGGCCGCCTACACCCTGCTGGTGCGCGAGAACAACAGCCCCGGGCTGCTCATCGGCTCCGTGAGCGCCAGCGACAGGGACGCGGGCGCCAACGCGCAGCTCACCTActcgctgctgccgccgccaccccagcagcagccgcagccgcagccgccccAGCCGCAGCCACAGCCCGACGTGGCGGCGCTCGTGTCGGTGCACGCGGACAGCGGGCAGCTGTACGCGCTGCGCGCGCTCGACTACGAGGCCCTGCGCGCCTTCGAGTTCGGCGTGCGCGCCGCCGACCGCGGCTCCCCGGCGCTGAGCAGCGAGGCGCGCGTGCGCGTGCAGCTGCTGGACGCCAACGACCACGCGCCGGCCGTGCTGTACCCGCCGGCCAACGGCTCGGCCGCCTGCCCCGAGCTGGTGCCGCGCGCGGCCGACGCGGGCTACCTGGTGAGCAAGGTGGTGGCGGTGGACGGCGACGCGGGCCAGAACGCCTGGCTGTCGTTCGAGCTGCTCAAGGCCACGGAGCCCGGGCTGTTCGGCGTGTGGGCGCACAGCGGCGAGGTGCGCACGGCGCGGCCGCTGAGCGAGCGCGACGCGGCCCGGCAgcggctgctggtgctggtgcggGACCACGGCGAGCCGCCGCTGTCGGCCAGCGTCACGCTGCACGTGCTGCTGGTGGACGGCTTCTCGCAGCCCTACGTGGCGCTGCCcgacgcggcggcggcgggggccgaGCCGGCGCGGCCCGACTGGCTCACGGTGCAGCTGGTGGTGGCGCTGGCGGCGGTGTCGTCGCTCCTGGTGCTGAGTGTGCTGGCGCTGGTGGCGGCGCGGCtgtgcggcgggggcgggggcggggtgggtggcGGGGTGGGTGGCGGGGCGGGGTGTGCGCTTGGCGTTGGCGGCGTTGGCGGCGGCGCGGGTGCGGAGGGCCGCTTCCCGGGGCCGCTGCTGGACGTGAGCGGCGGCGGGACGCTGTCGCACAGCTACCAGTACGAGGTGCGCCTGACGGGCGACGCTGGGACCGGGGAGTTCAAGTTCATGAAGCCCATTAGCCCCAACCTCTTTGTTCAGGACCCTGGGAGAGAAATTAACGAAAATCCTAATTATAGGAATAGCTTTGTATTCAATTAA
- the LOC133758569 gene encoding protocadherin beta-3-like, translated as MAASAVEAGGERFRRQRQVLLLFVSMAGSLAGSESRRYSVAEETDRGFLLANVAQDLGLRAEELASRGAQVTSRGSRQPLQLHQRTGDLLLNEKLDREELCGPAEPCILHFQILLQNPLQFITIELQVIDVNDHCPVFFENEMQLKIPESAPPGTEIPLGNAEDLDVGPNGLQNYTIAPSSHFHVLTRSRRDGRKFPELVLDRALDREQQPELSLTLTALDGGSPPRSGTARIHILVVDVNDNAPEFAQSLYEVQIPESSPVNTVVVTVYASDSDAGTFGTVSYAFSHASEEILKTFKLNPITGAMQLVKNLNFEAVTTYEVDVEAKDGGGLSGKSTVLIQVVDVNDNAPELTLSSLTSPIPENSGETVVAVFSVSDQDSGDNGRVVCSIQNDLPFVLKPSVENFYTLVTDGALDREARAEYNITITVSDLGTPRLTTRHHVAVQVSDVNDNAPVFSQAAYTLLVRENNSPGLLIGSVSASDRDAGANAQLTYSLLPPPPQQQPQPQPPQPPQPDVAALVSVHADSGQLYALRALDYEALRAFEFGVRAADRGSPALSSEARVRVQLLDANDHAPAVLYPPANGSAACPELVPRAADAGYLVSKVVAVDGDAGQNAWLSFELLKATEPGLFGVWAHSGEVRTARPLSERDAARQRLLVLVRDHGEPPLSASVTLHVLLVDGFSQPYVALPDAAAAAEPARPDSLTVQLVVALAAVSSLLVLSVLALVAARLCGGGGGGGGGGVGGGAGCALGVGVGGGVGGGAGGEGRFPGPLLDVSGGGTLSHSYQYEVRLTGDAGTGEFKFMKPISPNYLAQDT; from the coding sequence ATGgcagcgagtgcagtggaggcggGAGGCGAGCGCTTTCGGAGACAAAGGCAAGTCCTGCTTCTCTTTGTTTCTATGGCTGGGTCTCTGGCGGGGTCCGAGTCGAGACGCTATTCTGTGGCCGAGGAAACAGACAGGGGCTTTCTGCTAGCAAATGTAGCGCAGGATCTGGGGCTGAGGGCGGAGGAGCTGGCCTCGAGGGGCGCGCAGGTTACGTCCCGGGGGAGCAGACAGCCTTTGCAGCTCCACCAGCGGACCGGTGACCTGCTCCTCAATGAGAAGCTGGACCGGGAGGAGCTCTGCGGCCCCGCCGAGCCTTGTATCCTGCATTTCCAGATACTGCTGCAAAACCCTTTGCAGTTCATTACGATTGAGCTCCAGGTGATAGATGTGAATGACCATTGTCCGGTgttctttgaaaatgaaatgcaGCTGAAGATCCCGGAAAGCGCTCCGCCCGGGACGGAGATTCCTTTGGGCAATGCCGAGGACTTGGATGTGGGCCCGAACGGTCTGCAGAACTACACGATCGCTCCCAGTTCCCATTTCCACGTCCTCACCCGCAGTCGCAGAGACGGAAGGAAGTTCCCAGAACTGGTGCTGGACAGAGCGCTGGACCGGGAGCAGCAGCCCGAGCTCAGCCTGACGCTCACAGCGCTGGACGGCGGCTCTCCGCCCAGGTCCGGGACTGCCCGCATCCACATCCTGGTAGTGGACGTAAACGACAACGCCCCGGAATTTGCACAGTCGCTCTATGAGGTTCAAATTCCGGAGAGCAGCCCCGTCAACACTGTCGTGGTCACTGTCTACGCTTCTGATTCAGATGCGGGAACTTTTGGGACAGTCTCATATGCATTTTCTCATGCTTCCGAAGAAATTCTCAAAACGTTTAAGCTCAATCCAATCACTGGTGCTATGCAGCTGGTCAAAAACCTGAATTTCGAGGCAGTGACGACGTACGAAGTCGACGTCGAGGCCAAGGACGGGGGAGGGCTTTCGGGAAAATCCACCGTCCTCATTCAGGTGGTGGACGTGAACGACAACGCCCCGGAACTGACCCTGTCCTCACTCACCAGCCCCATCCCCGAGAACTCGGGAGAGACGGTAGTGGCCGTTTTCAGCGTTTCAGACCAAGATTCTGGAGACAATGGGAGAGTCGTGTGTTCCATTCAGAACGACCTCCCCTTCGTCCTGAAACCCTCTGTTGAGAACTTCTACACCCTGGTAACCGATGGAGCGCTGGACAGGGAGGCCAGGGCCGAGTACAACATCACCATCACCGTGTCCGACCTGGGCACGCCCAGGCTGACGACCCGGCACCACGTCGCGGTGCAGGTGTCCGACGTGAACGACAACGCCCCGGTCTTCAGCCAGGCCGCCTACACCCTGCTGGTGCGCGAGAACAACAGCCCCGGGCTGCTCATCGGCTCCGTGAGCGCCAGCGACAGGGACGCGGGCGCCAACGCGCAGCTCACCTActcgctgctgccgccgccgccccagCAGCAGCCGCAGCCTCAGCCGCCCCAGCCGCCGCAGCCCGACGTGGCGGCGCTCGTGTCGGTGCACGCGGACAGCGGGCAGCTGTACGCGCTGCGCGCGCTCGACTACGAGGCCCTGCGCGCCTTCGAGTTCGGCGTGCGCGCCGCCGACCGCGGCTCCCCGGCGCTGAGCAGCGAGGCGCGCGTGCGCGTGCAGCTGCTGGACGCCAACGACCACGCGCCGGCCGTGCTGTACCCGCCGGCCAACGGCTCGGCCGCCTGCCCCGAGCTGGTGCCGCGCGCGGCCGACGCGGGCTACCTGGTGAGCAAGGTGGTGGCGGTGGACGGCGACGCGGGCCAGAACGCCTGGCTGTCGTTCGAGCTGCTCAAGGCCACGGAGCCCGGGCTGTTCGGCGTGTGGGCGCACAGCGGCGAGGTGCGCACGGCGCGGCCGCTGAGCGAGCGCGACGCGGCCCGGCAgcggctgctggtgctggtgcggGACCACGGCGAGCCGCCGCTGTCGGCCAGCGTCACGCTGCACGTGCTGCTGGTGGACGGCTTCTCGCAGCCCTACGTGGCGCTGCCcgacgcggcggcggcggccgagccGGCGCGGCCCGACTCGCTCACGGTGCAGCTGGTGGTGGCGCTGGCGGCGGTGTCGTCGCTCCTGGTGCTGAGTGTGCTGGCGCTGGTGGCGGCGCGGCtgtgcggcgggggcgggggcgggggcgggggcggggtgggtggcGGGGCGGGGTGTGCGCTTGGCGTTGGCGTTGGCGGCGGCGTTGGCGGCGGCGCGGGTGGGGAGGGCCGCTTCCCGGGGCCGCTGCTGGACGTGAGCGGCGGCGGGACGCTGTCGCACAGCTACCAGTACGAGGTGCGCCTGACGGGCGACGCTGGGACCGGGGAGTTCAAGTTCATGAAGCCCATTAGCCCCAATTATCTGGCTCAAGACACTTAG
- the LOC133758570 gene encoding protocadherin beta-2-like: protein MEAGRGKGKGKARVLKQRQVLTFFVLLGIAQARSGPGHYSVAEETESGCFVANLLKDLGLEVGELAARGPRVVSKGKKLRLQLDRQTGDLLLNEKLDREELCGPAEPCVLPFQVLLENPLQFFQAELRVRDINDHSPIFLDKEIILKISEGIPPGTTFLIERAQDLDVGSNGLQNYTISPNIHFHLKLQGSPDGTVLPQLVLDKALDREEEPEIRLTLTAQDGGTPPRSGTALVRIEVVDVNDNAPEFAQLLYEVQVPENSRIGSHVATVSARDSDIGTNGQISYIFSQASEDIRKTFQINAKSGELILTQELDFESIQTYTVNIQAIDGGGLSGSCVVFVQVMDLNDNPPELSISTLISQIPENSQETVIAVFSVSDPDSGDNGRIVCSIQDDLPFFLKPSVENFYTLVANAALDREARAEYNITITVSDLGTPRLTTRHHVAVQVSDVNDNAPVFSQAAYTLLVRENNSPGLLIGSVSASDRDAGANAQLTYSLLPPPPQQQPQPQPPQPPQPDVAALVSVHADSGQLYALRALDYEALRAFEFGVRAADRGSPALSSEARVRVQLLDANDHAPAVLYPPANGSAACPELVPRAADAGYLVSKVVAVDGDAGQNAWLSFELLKATEPGLFGVWAHSGEVRTARPLSERDAARQRLLVLVRDHGEPPLSASVTLHVLLVDGFSQPYVALPDAAAAAEPARPDSLTVQLVVALAAVSSLLVLSVLALVAARLCGGDGGGGGVGGGAGCALGVGGVGGGAGGEGRFPGPLLDVSGGGTLSHSYQYEVRLTGDAGTGEFKFMKPISPNFLVNGADRVNETNPSFRNSFEFS from the coding sequence ATGGAGGccggaaggggaaagggaaagggaaaggcgCGCGTGCTGAAACAAAGGCAAGTCCTGACCTTCTTTGTTTTGCTGGGCATAGCTCAGGCTCGTTCGGGGCCTGGGCACTATTCGGTGGCCGAGGAAACGGAGAGTGGCTGCTTTGTGGCCAATTTGTTAAAAGACCTGGGGCTGGAGGTAGGAGAATTAGCTGCGCGGGGACCCCGGGTCGTTTCCAAAGGGAAAAAATTGCGCTTGCAGTTGGATAGGCAGACCGGGGATCTGCTGTTAAATGAGAAGCTGGACCGGGAGGAGCTGTGCGGCCCCGCCGAGCCCTGTGTGCTGCCTTTTCAGGTGTTGTTGGAAAATCCCTTGCAGTTTTTTCAGGCCGAGCTACGCGTTAGGGATATAAATGATCATTCCCCGATTTTTCTAGACaaggaaattattttgaaaatttcagaaGGTATTCCTCCTGGAACGACTTTCCTAATAGAGCGTGCCCAAGACTTAGATGTAGGAAGCAACGGTCTCCAAAATTACACCATCAGCCCCAATATCCACTTCCATCTTAAGTTGCAAGGGAGTCCCGATGGCACAGTACTaccacagctggtgctggacAAAGCCCTGGATCGAGAGGAGGAGCCTGAGATCAGGTTAACCCTCACGGCGCAGGACGGCGGGACTCCGCCCAGGTCTGGCACCGCCCTGGTCCGCATTGAAGTTGTAGACGTCAACGACAATGCTCCCGAGTTTGCACAGCTGCTGTATGAGGTGCAGGTGCCAGAGAACAGCCGGATTGGATCCCACGTGGCCACTGTCTCTGCTAGGGATTCAGACATTGGAACTAATGGACAAATATCTTACATATTTTCCCAAGCCTCTGAAGACATTCGcaaaacctttcaaataaatgcaaagtcGGGAGAACTTATTCTAACGCAGGAACTGGATTTCGAATCTATTCAGACTTACACAGTAAATATCCAGGCGATCGATGGTGGAGGTCTTTCTGGAAGTTGTGTGGTGTTCGTCCAAGTGATGGACTTGAACGACAACCCTCCAGAACTGAGCATCTCAACACTCATCAGTCAGATCCCAGAAAACTCGCAGGAAACTGTAATTGCTGTATTCAGTGTTTCAGATCCTGACTCGGGGGACAACGGAAGGATAGTTTGCTCCATCCAAGATgaccttcctttcttcctgaaaCCCTCTGTAGAGAACTTTTACACCCTTGTTGCAAACGCAGCCCTGGACAGGGAGGCCAGGGCCGAGTACAACATCACCATCACCGTGTCCGACCTGGGCACGCCCAGGCTGACGACCCGGCACCACGTCGCGGTGCAGGTGTCCGACGTGAACGACAACGCCCCGGTCTTCAGCCAGGCCGCCTACACCCTGCTGGTGCGCGAGAACAACAGCCCCGGGCTGCTCATCGGCTCCGTGAGCGCCAGCGACAGGGACGCGGGCGCCAACGCGCAGCTCACCTActcgctgctgccgccgccgccccagCAGCAGCCGCAGCCTCAGCCGCCCCAGCCGCCGCAGCCCGACGTGGCGGCGCTCGTGTCGGTGCACGCGGACAGCGGGCAGCTGTACGCGCTGCGCGCGCTCGACTACGAGGCCCTGCGCGCCTTCGAGTTCGGCGTGCGCGCCGCCGACCGCGGCTCCCCGGCGCTGAGCAGCGAGGCGCGCGTGCGCGTGCAGCTGCTGGACGCCAACGACCACGCGCCGGCCGTGCTGTACCCGCCGGCCAACGGCTCGGCCGCCTGCCCCGAGCTGGTGCCGCGCGCGGCCGACGCGGGCTACCTGGTGAGCAAGGTGGTGGCGGTGGACGGCGACGCGGGCCAGAACGCCTGGCTGTCGTTCGAGCTGCTCAAGGCCACGGAGCCCGGGCTGTTCGGCGTGTGGGCGCACAGCGGCGAGGTGCGCACGGCGCGGCCGCTGAGCGAGCGCGACGCGGCCCGGCAgcggctgctggtgctggtgcggGACCACGGCGAGCCGCCGCTGTCGGCCAGCGTCACGCTGCACGTGCTGCTGGTGGACGGCTTCTCGCAGCCCTACGTGGCGCTGCCcgacgcggcggcggcggccgagccGGCGCGGCCCGACTCGCTCACGGTGCAGCTGGTGGTGGCGCTGGCGGCGGTGTCGTCGCTCCTGGTGCTGAGTGTGCTGGCGCTGGTGGCGGCGCGGCTGTGCGGCGgggacgggggcgggggcggggtgggtggcGGGGCGGGGTGTGCGCTTGGCGTTGGCGGCGTTGGCGGCGGTGCGGGTGGGGAGGGCCGCTTCCCGGGGCCGCTGCTGGACGTGAGCGGCGGCGGGACGCTGTCGCACAGCTACCAGTACGAGGTGCGCCTGACGGGCGACGCTGGGACCGGGGAGTTCAAGTTCATGAAGCCCATTAGCCCCAACTTCCTTGTTAACGGTGCAGATAGAGTTAATGAGACAAACCCGAGTTTCCGAAATAGCTTCGAATTcagttaa